CTGAAAACCCCTTCACGGGCCACACGAACGCGCAATCCCGATTTTTTTCGCGCGGTGCGCCGCGCATCTAGGTAGAACCTTTAGACGCGTTGGCGAGAACGCCATCTCCATCGTCAATCGTGCGAATGGTCGCCGGCATTTTCGCGACGTACGCTTGGGTCATCGTCGGCGATCCGGCGCGGCACCGGCAGTGCCGCACGATCGCCGCTTTCGTCCACTCAGGAGCGCCCATGTCTTCCACGACCGATATCCAGCGACCGGCACGCGTCGAACCGACCGACGCGCAGAAGGCCTTCCGGCAAGCGATGGCCCACCTCGGCGCGGCCGTCAACGTGATCACCACCGCCGGGCCGCATGGCCGCTGCGGGATCACCGCAAGCGCCGTGTGCTCCGTCACCGATACGCCGCCGACGCTGCTCGTGTGCCTCAACCGGTCGAGCGCGATGCGTGCGACGTTCGAACGCAACCGCCACGTTTGCATCAACGTGCTGCCGGCCGAACACGAACAACTCGCGCGGCATTTCGCGG
This window of the Burkholderia lata genome carries:
- the hpaC gene encoding 4-hydroxyphenylacetate 3-monooxygenase, reductase component, with amino-acid sequence MSSTTDIQRPARVEPTDAQKAFRQAMAHLGAAVNVITTAGPHGRCGITASAVCSVTDTPPTLLVCLNRSSAMRATFERNRHVCINVLPAEHEQLARHFAGLTDLPMERRFDLPVWDRGEQDVPVLRDALASLQGTIADMKEVGSHSVMFIEATSIRVRDDGDSLIYFSRAFHRVSRTACVR